A single genomic interval of Cellvibrio sp. PSBB023 harbors:
- a CDS encoding helix-turn-helix domain-containing protein, which produces MSSIAVYFGRVVKQLREEARYSQEVLADKANLNRTYLGEVERGVAVPSLATINKIATALNLSTSQLIALSENHQQLTGSAGKIPASLSVD; this is translated from the coding sequence ATGAGCAGTATCGCCGTCTATTTTGGACGTGTAGTAAAACAGCTGCGTGAAGAGGCGCGCTACTCACAGGAAGTATTGGCCGATAAGGCTAATTTAAACCGTACTTATCTGGGGGAGGTTGAACGCGGCGTTGCGGTTCCATCACTGGCAACCATTAATAAAATTGCTACTGCGTTAAATCTTTCAACATCGCAATTAATTGCGTTGAGTGAAAACCATCAACAACTTACCGGTTCGGCAGGAAAAATACCTGCATCACTCAGTGTTGATTAA
- a CDS encoding family 2A encapsulin nanocompartment cargo protein cysteine desulfurase — protein sequence MSEHPGLPDLQSLAAMATELFQALPTAALPLVSGLQPAIPAAPIGSVQPSVSGANPQRPPLGRTSETPTLTSPGLDQHLAASPAPNYYFADNASHYPLANLQLDQLTGQASPKDFGLPDENDLRELLATELSVSKFDAPAGSASPAPDSRFYFLDSHAQPILGNKVFGNDPKHGHFAAEHSGFDVHAIRRDFPILSERVNGKPLVWFDNAATTHKPRSVIERVSYFYEHENSNIHRAAHELAARATDAYEGARNKVAGFLGAKTPDEIIFVRGATEGINLLANTFGQQQVGEGDEIIVSQLEHHANIVPWHMLANRVGAKLRVIPVDDTGQILLDEFRKLINGRTKLVSVTQVSNALGTVTPVKDIIDIAHANGVPVIVDGAQSVSHMRVDVQALDADFFVFSGHKVFGPTGIGVVYGKTEHLQKMSPWQGGGNMIADVTFERIIYQDPPNRFEAGTGNIADAVGLGAAIDYVQRIGMDRIARYEHDLLAYGTQRLQTIPGVRLVGTAANKASVLSFVLAGYKTEEVGTELNREGIAVRSGHHCAQPILRRFGLETTVRPSFAFYNTCEEIDLLASVVERLARRSR from the coding sequence ATGTCCGAGCATCCAGGTTTACCTGATCTCCAATCCCTCGCCGCCATGGCCACTGAGCTGTTTCAGGCATTGCCGACGGCGGCGCTGCCATTGGTGTCCGGTTTACAACCGGCAATTCCTGCTGCACCGATTGGCAGTGTGCAGCCCTCCGTAAGCGGCGCTAACCCACAGCGCCCGCCGTTGGGCCGCACCAGCGAAACACCCACATTGACTTCTCCCGGGCTCGATCAACACTTGGCGGCGTCGCCTGCGCCCAATTATTATTTTGCCGATAATGCCAGCCATTATCCCTTGGCAAATTTACAGTTGGATCAATTGACCGGTCAGGCATCGCCCAAGGATTTTGGTTTGCCGGATGAAAATGACTTGCGTGAATTATTGGCAACTGAACTTAGTGTCAGTAAATTCGATGCCCCTGCCGGTTCCGCATCGCCTGCACCGGATTCCCGCTTTTATTTTCTGGATAGCCATGCGCAGCCAATTCTGGGAAATAAAGTGTTTGGCAATGATCCAAAACACGGCCACTTTGCTGCAGAGCATTCCGGTTTTGATGTGCACGCGATTCGCCGCGATTTTCCCATTTTATCCGAGCGGGTGAATGGTAAACCGCTGGTATGGTTTGATAACGCGGCGACCACACACAAACCCCGCAGTGTGATTGAACGTGTCAGTTATTTTTACGAACACGAAAACTCCAACATTCACCGCGCGGCGCATGAACTGGCTGCACGGGCTACGGATGCTTACGAAGGGGCGCGCAACAAAGTAGCTGGATTTCTCGGCGCTAAAACACCGGATGAAATTATTTTTGTGCGCGGCGCAACGGAAGGAATTAATTTGCTGGCCAATACATTTGGCCAACAACAGGTAGGTGAGGGTGATGAAATCATCGTCTCGCAATTGGAGCATCATGCAAACATAGTTCCCTGGCACATGCTGGCAAATCGTGTCGGGGCGAAATTGCGTGTTATTCCGGTTGATGATACCGGCCAGATTTTGTTGGATGAATTCCGCAAGCTGATTAATGGTCGTACCAAACTGGTGTCAGTTACACAGGTTTCCAATGCACTGGGTACTGTGACACCGGTGAAAGACATTATTGATATTGCCCATGCTAACGGCGTACCGGTTATTGTGGATGGCGCGCAATCTGTGTCGCATATGCGAGTGGATGTGCAAGCCTTGGATGCCGACTTTTTTGTGTTCTCCGGGCACAAGGTTTTTGGCCCTACTGGAATTGGTGTGGTGTACGGTAAAACAGAGCACCTGCAAAAAATGTCGCCTTGGCAGGGCGGTGGCAACATGATTGCAGATGTGACCTTTGAGCGGATTATTTATCAGGACCCGCCAAATCGCTTTGAAGCCGGTACGGGCAATATTGCTGACGCCGTTGGTTTGGGCGCAGCGATTGATTATGTCCAGCGCATTGGCATGGATCGTATCGCTCGTTATGAACATGACCTGTTGGCTTATGGCACGCAGCGTTTGCAGACTATTCCGGGAGTGCGCTTGGTGGGCACTGCTGCGAATAAAGCCAGCGTGCTGTCGTTTGTGTTGGCCGGGTATAAAACGGAAGAGGTGGGGACCGAACTCAATCGCGAAGGTATTGCGGTACGTTCGGGTCATCACTGCGCGCAGCCGATTTTGCGTCGCTTTGGTTTGGAGACAACTGTTCGCCCCAGTTTTGCGTTTTATAACACCTGCGAAGAAATCGATTTATTAGCGTCAGTCGTGGAGCGCCTCGCGCGCCGTTCACGCTAA
- a CDS encoding class II glutamine amidotransferase, whose product MCQLLGMSCKKPASIGFSFEGFRARGGRTDEHRDGWGIAFSNPNGFDIYRDEQPAAGSHLADHISKAEIKAKTTIAHIRKATIGEVNINNCHPFERKLWNKSWLFCHNGDLKAFSPELDSCFVPEGNTDSELAFCKLLQDLNRDFPDGEPTLEILFDWLHNASVVIARQGTFNIILSNGEWLYTFCSTHLAYVERQYPFQEIEFIDTATSVDLSIHNDQDDRMVIIATHPLTRNELWNVYTPGQSRLFCNGHLVHEKANT is encoded by the coding sequence ATGTGCCAGTTATTGGGAATGAGTTGTAAAAAACCGGCAAGTATTGGTTTTTCATTTGAAGGCTTTCGTGCACGTGGCGGCAGAACGGACGAGCATCGCGATGGTTGGGGTATTGCATTTTCCAATCCCAATGGTTTTGATATTTATCGCGATGAACAACCAGCGGCGGGATCACACCTGGCTGACCACATCAGCAAGGCTGAAATTAAAGCCAAAACAACAATTGCGCATATTCGCAAGGCGACTATTGGTGAGGTTAATATCAATAACTGCCACCCTTTTGAGCGCAAACTCTGGAACAAGAGCTGGCTGTTTTGCCATAACGGCGATTTAAAAGCGTTTTCACCGGAGTTGGACTCATGTTTTGTTCCGGAAGGAAATACTGATAGTGAGTTGGCATTTTGTAAGTTATTGCAGGATTTGAACCGGGACTTTCCTGACGGAGAACCAACTCTTGAAATATTGTTTGACTGGTTACATAACGCCAGTGTTGTTATTGCCAGACAAGGTACATTCAACATTATTCTTTCCAATGGTGAATGGCTCTATACTTTTTGTTCTACACACTTGGCCTATGTGGAACGGCAATATCCTTTTCAGGAAATTGAGTTTATCGATACAGCAACATCGGTAGATTTATCGATACACAACGATCAGGATGATCGCATGGTGATTATTGCCACTCACCCATTAACGCGCAATGAACTATGGAATGTGTACACTCCTGGGCAATCGCGGCTGTTTTGCAATGGTCATCTCGTTCACGAAAAAGCCAATACCTGA
- a CDS encoding TonB-dependent receptor, producing the protein MRSDKTPPIDNRTITFSRKLLPFLIANIAFSHAVFAQDVTSEIEEKAVPAATKKLASVLVTAQKRAENIQEVPSTITAVSGKDVDEKQVVLSTDIERLAPNLSSQGGGRTGKPRWFLRGIGTNDPNQNQDGPLAIYVDEVVVGLQQLQSFPLYDLERVEVLRGPQGTLWGKNNTGGAIHYITRKASFNKEGYSKLTYGSYNTRIIESAFGGAIIDETLAGRISVYNESYDGWAKNIVTGDEGPSLKDQNIRVQFLGNFSPTLDTQLILTTREVDAGPSPAYVVGATTLPGTDITQVDPQGAINQGGTSYIPSYGNNPTVYSDYWAGDGYDTKTDNSATLKVNWQLGANTLSSVTGYSTRDADSLSLVGVPLDTTLHRISATALLDSQQVSQEFRLTSPKDQKISWILGAYHYNLNAKNENRSARFAVGTTREQYIESSWDQEATSNALFGNVKYKFSDKASITLGARYTEEKKDITETALTVTDTATSNRVTFVSENGWYLPGGVRILPAFSAVTAVSKDNTWDEFTWDITPEYHFNDDVLGYLRIATGFRSGGFNQAITNGDIVETKPETLTDYEAGIKSAWFDGQLTLNTAVFYYDIKSLQLNIQRAFLNTSTNTYTTSAAGESDGTVKGIEVEFNALASVNWRVGGSLGYLKSEYNDFIYYIGGGGPFDASGNDFYRTPEVSLRLDTDYTIPLASGNIILATDWSYRSRIYHNATVQNDPLQETPGYWIGNLRASYETADGNWTFTGFVNNVTDKAPVFLRQIANPNTGTQPNNISAPKTLGLQVNYKF; encoded by the coding sequence ATGCGCTCTGATAAAACACCCCCTATCGATAATCGAACGATTACGTTTTCCCGAAAATTGTTGCCTTTTTTAATTGCCAATATTGCGTTTTCTCATGCTGTTTTTGCTCAAGATGTTACTAGCGAGATTGAAGAGAAAGCTGTACCGGCAGCTACCAAAAAATTGGCATCGGTTTTAGTGACCGCGCAAAAGCGCGCTGAAAATATTCAAGAAGTTCCCTCAACCATTACCGCTGTCAGTGGTAAAGATGTTGATGAAAAACAAGTCGTTTTATCGACAGATATTGAGCGCTTGGCTCCTAACTTGTCCTCACAGGGTGGTGGTCGCACCGGGAAGCCACGCTGGTTTTTACGTGGTATTGGCACTAATGATCCAAACCAAAACCAGGATGGCCCACTGGCGATTTATGTCGATGAAGTGGTGGTTGGTCTACAACAATTGCAAAGTTTTCCGCTCTACGATTTAGAGCGCGTAGAAGTACTGCGTGGCCCACAGGGAACCTTGTGGGGAAAAAATAATACTGGCGGTGCCATTCACTATATTACGCGCAAAGCGTCCTTTAATAAGGAAGGTTACAGCAAGCTGACCTATGGCAGCTATAACACACGCATTATTGAATCGGCTTTTGGCGGTGCGATTATTGATGAAACGCTGGCTGGACGTATCTCGGTATACAATGAGTCCTATGATGGATGGGCCAAAAATATTGTCACAGGTGATGAAGGTCCAAGCCTTAAAGATCAAAATATACGCGTGCAGTTTTTGGGCAATTTTTCTCCCACACTGGATACGCAATTAATTCTCACCACACGTGAAGTAGATGCCGGGCCATCACCGGCTTATGTTGTGGGAGCAACAACCTTACCGGGAACAGATATTACCCAGGTTGATCCCCAAGGGGCGATTAATCAGGGTGGTACGTCTTATATTCCGTCCTATGGCAATAACCCAACGGTTTATAGTGATTATTGGGCCGGTGATGGTTACGACACCAAAACCGATAACAGCGCAACGTTGAAAGTGAATTGGCAACTGGGGGCAAATACACTGTCATCCGTAACCGGCTACAGTACGCGTGATGCGGATTCCTTATCTCTGGTGGGCGTTCCCCTTGACACAACCTTGCATAGAATCAGCGCAACGGCGCTATTGGATTCACAACAGGTATCGCAAGAGTTTCGCTTGACCTCACCCAAGGATCAAAAAATCAGCTGGATTTTGGGGGCATATCATTACAACCTGAATGCAAAGAATGAAAACCGCAGCGCACGTTTTGCCGTGGGCACAACCCGTGAACAGTATATTGAATCATCATGGGATCAAGAGGCCACCAGCAATGCTTTATTTGGTAATGTGAAATATAAATTCAGTGATAAAGCATCTATCACGTTGGGGGCACGTTATACCGAAGAGAAAAAAGATATTACTGAAACTGCATTAACCGTAACGGATACAGCTACCAGTAACCGTGTTACCTTTGTGAGTGAAAATGGCTGGTATTTGCCCGGCGGCGTGAGAATTTTGCCCGCATTTTCTGCTGTGACCGCTGTTAGTAAAGATAATACCTGGGATGAATTTACTTGGGATATCACACCTGAATACCATTTCAATGACGATGTATTGGGTTACCTGCGCATTGCTACCGGTTTCCGCTCCGGTGGTTTTAACCAGGCTATTACCAATGGCGATATTGTAGAAACCAAACCAGAAACACTCACAGATTATGAGGCGGGTATAAAGTCAGCCTGGTTTGATGGGCAATTAACCCTGAATACGGCGGTCTTTTATTACGACATTAAAAGTTTGCAGCTAAATATTCAGCGTGCGTTTTTGAATACCAGCACCAATACCTATACCACCAGTGCAGCCGGTGAGTCAGACGGTACTGTAAAAGGTATTGAGGTTGAATTTAATGCATTAGCCAGCGTGAATTGGCGTGTGGGTGGCTCATTGGGGTATTTGAAATCTGAATACAACGATTTTATTTACTACATCGGTGGCGGTGGCCCATTTGATGCGAGTGGCAACGATTTCTACCGCACGCCTGAAGTTTCTTTGCGTTTGGATACGGATTACACCATTCCATTGGCTAGCGGTAATATTATCCTGGCTACTGACTGGTCTTATCGCAGCCGAATTTACCACAATGCGACGGTGCAAAATGACCCACTGCAGGAAACTCCGGGTTACTGGATTGGCAACCTGCGTGCCTCTTATGAAACTGCCGATGGCAATTGGACATTTACCGGTTTTGTGAACAATGTGACCGATAAAGCGCCAGTGTTCTTGCGTCAAATTGCTAACCCCAATACAGGAACTCAACCCAATAACATCAGCGCCCCAAAAACCTTGGGGCTACAGGTGAATTATAAGTTTTAA
- the epsC gene encoding serine O-acetyltransferase EpsC: MTIDINTKTDFLGSSAANWELDRIVQELRSARNDWRNQRGRSREPGLRELPSRDALQNIIRDLCGALFPMRLGPQELREETEDYYVGHTLDAALNELLQQVQLELSYAARQQGSVVSEATQKHQAQQIVRLFASALPGLRRILDVDIQAAFQGDPAARSVDEVLLCYPGVLAIIHHRLAHSLYKLGVPLLARIVAELAHSLTGIDIHPGADIGSGFFIDHGTGVVIGETAVIGERVRIYQAVTLGAKTFPAEENGALKKGLPRHPIVEDDVVIYAGATVLGRITIGKGSTIGGNVWLTRSVPSGSSITQASSRNLFPQEAPV, translated from the coding sequence ATGACCATCGACATCAATACCAAAACGGACTTCCTCGGCAGTAGTGCTGCCAACTGGGAGTTGGACAGAATTGTGCAGGAACTGCGCAGTGCGCGGAATGATTGGCGTAATCAGCGCGGTCGTTCCCGCGAGCCGGGATTACGCGAATTGCCCTCGCGTGATGCACTGCAAAACATTATTCGCGATCTGTGCGGCGCCTTGTTTCCCATGCGCTTGGGACCGCAGGAATTACGTGAAGAGACGGAAGATTATTACGTCGGTCACACACTGGATGCTGCGTTGAATGAGTTATTGCAACAAGTGCAACTGGAGCTTTCTTATGCCGCTCGCCAGCAGGGTAGTGTGGTAAGTGAGGCGACACAGAAGCATCAAGCACAGCAAATCGTGCGCCTGTTTGCATCGGCACTACCCGGTTTGCGCCGCATTCTGGATGTTGATATTCAGGCTGCATTTCAAGGCGATCCGGCGGCACGCAGTGTGGATGAAGTCTTACTCTGCTACCCCGGTGTGCTTGCGATTATTCACCATCGCTTGGCTCACAGTTTATACAAGTTAGGTGTGCCATTATTAGCACGTATCGTCGCGGAGCTGGCGCATTCCTTAACCGGGATTGATATTCACCCTGGCGCCGATATTGGCAGTGGTTTTTTTATTGATCATGGCACGGGTGTAGTAATTGGTGAAACGGCGGTCATTGGTGAGCGTGTGCGGATTTATCAAGCCGTTACCTTAGGGGCCAAAACATTTCCCGCTGAAGAAAATGGCGCGCTTAAAAAAGGTTTGCCGCGTCATCCTATTGTTGAAGACGATGTTGTGATCTATGCCGGTGCCACCGTATTGGGGCGCATCACTATAGGTAAAGGTTCAACCATTGGTGGCAACGTGTGGTTAACCCGTAGCGTTCCTTCTGGCAGCAGCATTACCCAGGCGAGTTCACGTAATTTGTTTCCGCAGGAGGCACCTGTATGA
- a CDS encoding family 2A encapsulin nanocompartment shell protein — MSTENEVQLALGDNAARQLANATKTTPQLSTISPRWLVHFLQWVPVEAGIFRLNRVKNPRQVTVTCSQRDESEIKPTFVDYDDKPREYFLNAVTSVVDVHTRVSDLYNSPHDQIKEQLRLTVETIKERQESELINNPEYGLLANVDETQRISTLTGAPTPDDLDELLVKVWKEPGFFLAHPLAIAAFGRECTRRGVPPPTVSLFGSQFITWRGVPIIPSDKLPIDEDGKTKILLIRVGEKRQGVVGLYQPGLAGQQSPGLSVRFMGIGRNAIASYLISLYCSLAILTEDAVAVLEDVEVGKYHEYPDTYKQ; from the coding sequence ATGTCCACCGAAAATGAAGTTCAATTAGCACTGGGTGATAACGCCGCACGGCAACTTGCCAATGCCACCAAAACAACCCCGCAACTTTCCACTATTTCACCGCGCTGGTTGGTTCACTTTTTACAATGGGTTCCGGTTGAAGCAGGTATTTTTCGTTTAAACCGCGTTAAAAATCCACGTCAAGTGACAGTGACTTGCTCACAGCGCGATGAGTCTGAAATCAAACCTACATTTGTTGATTACGATGATAAGCCGCGCGAGTATTTTTTAAATGCGGTGACCAGTGTGGTGGATGTACATACCCGCGTATCAGACCTGTACAACAGCCCACACGATCAAATCAAAGAACAATTGCGCTTGACGGTTGAAACCATTAAAGAGCGTCAGGAAAGTGAATTAATTAATAACCCCGAGTACGGCCTGTTGGCCAATGTGGATGAAACCCAACGCATTTCTACATTAACCGGTGCGCCAACGCCCGATGATCTGGATGAATTGTTGGTGAAAGTCTGGAAAGAACCAGGCTTCTTTTTAGCTCATCCTTTGGCGATTGCCGCATTTGGTCGCGAGTGTACCCGTCGCGGTGTTCCTCCGCCAACGGTCAGTTTGTTTGGCTCACAATTTATTACCTGGCGCGGCGTACCGATTATCCCGTCAGATAAATTACCGATTGATGAAGATGGCAAAACCAAAATTTTATTGATCCGCGTGGGTGAAAAACGTCAGGGGGTTGTTGGTTTGTACCAACCGGGTTTGGCTGGGCAACAAAGCCCCGGTTTGTCTGTGCGTTTTATGGGCATTGGTCGCAACGCTATTGCATCTTATTTGATCTCGCTCTACTGCTCATTAGCAATCCTGACGGAAGATGCGGTAGCGGTATTGGAAGATGTTGAAGTCGGTAAGTATCACGAATATCCCGATACTTATAAGCAGTAA
- a CDS encoding nitroreductase family protein → MTIDPRIPDHDIHPIFLQRWSPRALSSDAIDEATLFRLFEAARWAPSGNNSQPWRFIYATRDTEQWPLFIELLNEKNRLWASKAAALIVLVSKTTNLRKGASEPTPLRNNSLDAGAAWANFALQAEFLGWKTHAIGGFDREKAREQLRVPAGYQVELAIALGKQGDIAQLDAEFHEREKPNSRNPISSFIAEGAFHFSDEVGH, encoded by the coding sequence ATGACAATTGATCCACGCATTCCCGATCATGATATTCACCCCATATTTTTACAGCGTTGGTCACCGCGTGCCCTCAGTAGCGATGCTATTGATGAGGCAACACTCTTTCGTTTGTTTGAAGCGGCGCGCTGGGCGCCGTCTGGCAATAATTCCCAGCCCTGGCGTTTTATCTATGCCACCCGCGACACTGAACAGTGGCCATTGTTTATCGAATTATTAAATGAGAAAAATCGCCTATGGGCCAGTAAAGCTGCGGCGCTCATTGTGTTGGTTTCAAAAACAACTAATTTACGCAAAGGGGCAAGCGAACCAACACCATTGCGCAATAATTCGCTGGATGCCGGTGCTGCTTGGGCCAATTTCGCACTGCAAGCCGAATTTTTGGGTTGGAAAACCCATGCTATTGGTGGGTTTGATCGTGAAAAGGCCCGTGAACAGTTGAGGGTTCCTGCCGGGTATCAGGTGGAGCTGGCGATTGCCCTTGGCAAGCAGGGCGATATTGCCCAACTGGATGCCGAATTCCATGAGAGGGAAAAACCTAATTCACGCAACCCAATCAGCAGCTTTATTGCTGAGGGTGCATTCCATTTTTCCGATGAAGTAGGACATTAA
- a CDS encoding rhodanese-like domain-containing protein produces MTVVPLNSTQPTTANSQTSQELPEVLRKAKEDAEATGLPYAGIVAPDDAWKLFINGQAHLVDVRAAEERKFVGHVPNTLHVAWQTGPALIKNPRFLRDLENKLSKEAVILLLCRSGKRSAAAATNATAAGFKNVFNVREGFEGDLDDRQQRGSSGGWRQRGLPWVQD; encoded by the coding sequence ATGACGGTTGTTCCGCTCAATTCAACCCAGCCCACCACGGCCAATAGCCAAACTTCCCAGGAGTTGCCTGAGGTGTTGCGCAAAGCAAAAGAGGACGCCGAAGCAACCGGCTTGCCTTATGCCGGTATTGTTGCGCCTGATGATGCGTGGAAATTATTCATTAATGGTCAAGCCCACTTGGTTGATGTCCGTGCGGCAGAGGAGCGCAAGTTTGTGGGTCACGTACCTAACACTTTGCATGTTGCCTGGCAGACCGGCCCTGCGTTGATTAAAAACCCACGCTTTTTGCGCGACTTGGAAAATAAGCTCTCAAAAGAAGCGGTCATTCTGTTGTTGTGCCGCAGTGGTAAGCGTTCAGCTGCTGCAGCGACCAATGCGACGGCAGCCGGGTTCAAAAATGTATTTAACGTTAGGGAAGGGTTTGAGGGCGATTTGGATGATCGTCAGCAGCGCGGTTCCAGTGGTGGCTGGCGTCAACGTGGGTTGCCTTGGGTACAAGACTAA
- a CDS encoding ABC transporter ATP-binding protein gives MKNLWRVIQYIPEYRGRVVGVIFVGTFLGFIGTATPYIYKGIVDVISQLFSEKISFESATSTVTWLLVGFFALRLGVVIFGAWQNKQADDLWLDTVSTFRQRVFDNMTQKSIDYFEKTRVGEIMDRFGAITTITMWLSSLTEGTLANILQMFFIIIVLTIKIPVVGAMMAVILLFNFWISYRTIHWTKPHRRGWQEYAGRMSGLLAEMVGNIATVRSFGGEPAVKQRYDDTQAQWKIARDNLHKTQWRSEQALNIVNTFAVFAAVAIITHGALHGRFTTGDILLVLTLTQNLINSITPISRQINQASEIESASERLVELLDVESEHADKADAIPLTQLKSITFADVSFRYPGTEDYALKHITFHLDAGETLALVGSSGSGKTTIVKLLMRFYEPTKGVILINGRDISDYQQRSLRAIMGVVLQDVALFNDSIGENIAFARPGATDADIKAAAHAANAHEFIERMEKGYETLVGERGIKLSGGEKQRVAISRAILKNPQLIILDEATSALDSESEHLVQQGLEKLMVGRTSIVIAHRLSTVMNATTILVLRNGDILESGTHAQLANRPGGLYAHLFSLQTQGRKPVTVVS, from the coding sequence ATGAAAAATCTGTGGCGAGTTATTCAATATATCCCTGAGTATCGAGGCAGGGTAGTAGGTGTTATTTTTGTTGGCACCTTTTTGGGATTTATCGGTACGGCAACTCCTTACATATATAAGGGAATTGTGGATGTTATATCCCAATTGTTTTCAGAGAAAATCAGTTTTGAATCCGCGACCTCAACCGTTACCTGGCTATTGGTTGGTTTTTTTGCCTTGCGCCTGGGAGTTGTTATTTTTGGCGCATGGCAAAATAAACAGGCGGATGATTTGTGGCTGGATACTGTCAGCACTTTTCGCCAACGTGTTTTTGACAATATGACCCAAAAGTCGATTGATTATTTTGAGAAAACCCGCGTTGGTGAAATCATGGACAGGTTCGGTGCCATCACCACCATTACTATGTGGTTGTCTTCCTTAACAGAAGGTACCCTAGCCAACATCCTGCAAATGTTTTTTATCATTATCGTGCTGACCATCAAAATACCGGTAGTGGGTGCGATGATGGCCGTTATTCTGCTGTTCAATTTTTGGATTTCCTACCGCACTATTCACTGGACCAAGCCACACCGTCGCGGTTGGCAAGAATATGCCGGGCGTATGTCCGGCTTGCTTGCCGAAATGGTTGGCAATATCGCAACTGTGCGTAGTTTTGGTGGTGAACCTGCTGTTAAGCAACGTTATGATGATACCCAGGCGCAGTGGAAAATCGCGCGCGATAATCTGCATAAAACCCAGTGGCGCTCTGAGCAAGCTCTAAATATTGTCAATACGTTTGCCGTATTTGCCGCCGTTGCCATTATCACCCACGGCGCACTGCATGGACGGTTTACCACGGGCGATATTTTGCTGGTGTTAACCTTGACGCAAAACCTGATTAATTCAATTACGCCCATTTCGCGCCAAATTAATCAGGCCAGCGAAATCGAAAGCGCTTCTGAACGTTTAGTGGAATTGCTGGATGTGGAATCTGAACATGCCGATAAAGCGGATGCTATTCCCCTGACCCAGTTGAAAAGTATCACCTTTGCTGATGTAAGTTTTCGTTACCCCGGCACAGAAGACTATGCGCTCAAACACATTACGTTCCACTTGGATGCCGGTGAAACATTAGCGTTGGTTGGCAGTAGCGGCAGCGGCAAGACAACGATTGTGAAATTGTTAATGCGGTTTTACGAACCCACCAAGGGTGTGATACTCATCAATGGTCGTGATATCAGTGATTACCAGCAGCGTAGCTTAAGAGCAATTATGGGCGTTGTACTGCAAGATGTTGCCCTGTTCAACGATAGTATTGGCGAAAATATTGCTTTTGCCCGACCCGGTGCAACCGACGCGGATATCAAAGCGGCCGCCCATGCTGCCAATGCCCATGAATTTATTGAGCGTATGGAGAAAGGTTACGAAACCCTGGTGGGTGAGCGGGGCATTAAACTATCAGGCGGCGAAAAACAGCGTGTGGCGATTTCCAGAGCCATCCTAAAGAATCCGCAGCTGATTATTCTTGATGAAGCAACCAGCGCATTGGACTCTGAGTCTGAGCACCTTGTGCAACAAGGATTGGAAAAGTTGATGGTTGGACGAACTTCCATTGTTATTGCCCATCGCTTGAGTACGGTGATGAATGCCACCACTATTTTAGTGTTGCGCAATGGTGATATTTTGGAGTCGGGTACTCATGCCCAACTTGCAAATAGACCCGGCGGTTTATACGCGCATTTATTTTCGCTGCAAACTCAAGGGCGAAAGCCTGTCACGGTTGTCAGTTAA
- a CDS encoding iron uptake protein, producing the protein MSAITSSSSAWHLVARIAAALLGGYAFTWGFTGLGMVGLVALGVDFHEAETAMLLLAFLVFLGMFLWAFAAANMVRVWALLVGGAVLMTSATWALQRVLLG; encoded by the coding sequence ATGTCTGCAATTACATCTTCCTCATCAGCTTGGCATCTTGTCGCGCGCATCGCTGCGGCCCTTTTGGGCGGTTACGCATTTACCTGGGGTTTCACCGGGCTTGGTATGGTTGGGTTGGTCGCGCTGGGTGTGGATTTCCATGAGGCCGAGACGGCCATGTTATTGCTCGCCTTTTTGGTGTTTTTAGGGATGTTCCTCTGGGCATTTGCCGCTGCCAATATGGTACGGGTATGGGCGTTGTTGGTGGGTGGCGCGGTGTTAATGACGAGCGCCACTTGGGCACTACAACGCGTGTTATTAGGGTAG